A stretch of Kaistella flava (ex Peng et al. 2021) DNA encodes these proteins:
- a CDS encoding phosphodiester glycosidase family protein: MKIIHLFIPFALLILGISAFTVSKSDDEIFLIYQVNLKKQDLKLYWKDDKNQEFKSIQNLKNWLGAKKERLIFATNAGMYKADNSPLGLFIQDQKMITPLNTRKAAGNFYWKPNGVLYIDTGNNAVICTTENFKNNGKIKYATQSGPMLVINGKIHPDFKQGSTNLNIRNGVGVLPNNDLVFIMSKREVSLFDFAKRLKELGCKNALSFDGFVSRTYQPEKNWIQTDGNFGVIVGVTTHQ; this comes from the coding sequence ATGAAAATAATACATCTTTTTATTCCCTTTGCACTGCTTATCCTGGGAATTTCTGCATTCACTGTTTCAAAATCTGATGATGAAATTTTTCTAATCTATCAGGTCAATTTAAAAAAACAAGATTTAAAACTATACTGGAAGGATGATAAGAATCAAGAATTCAAAAGCATTCAAAATCTAAAAAACTGGCTTGGCGCAAAAAAAGAGAGGCTTATATTCGCAACAAATGCGGGAATGTATAAGGCGGACAACTCCCCACTGGGTCTCTTTATCCAGGATCAAAAAATGATTACTCCATTGAATACCAGGAAAGCTGCGGGTAATTTTTATTGGAAACCGAATGGCGTTTTGTATATCGATACTGGAAACAATGCTGTTATTTGTACCACTGAGAATTTTAAAAATAATGGAAAGATAAAATACGCCACTCAATCCGGTCCCATGCTTGTTATTAATGGAAAAATTCACCCGGACTTTAAACAAGGATCTACGAATTTGAATATCCGAAATGGAGTTGGTGTCTTACCAAATAATGATTTAGTTTTTATCATGTCCAAAAGAGAAGTCAGCCTTTTTGATTTTGCAAAGCGCTTAAAAGAATTAGGTTGTAAAAATGCCCTTTCTTTTGACGGTTTTGTTAGCAGAACCTATCAACCTGAAAAAAACTGGATACAGACCGACGGTAATTTCGGAGTCATCGTAGGAGTGACAACTCATCAATAA
- a CDS encoding sigma-70 family RNA polymerase sigma factor → METQKIWNNFNNELYFFILKKVKNKEVSNDIFQNTFLKIHENLSQLKNDEKARAWVFQIARNEIANYFNKESVYVENLEDNKENEVEEYQNICCFDKFINDLPEIYKQVIELVYIQGKKQNDIATELDISLENVKARIKRAKDILKKNFNECCKYEFDKNGKLIGESNCSNCKP, encoded by the coding sequence ATGGAAACTCAAAAAATCTGGAATAATTTCAATAATGAACTTTACTTTTTTATTCTTAAGAAAGTTAAAAATAAGGAAGTTTCTAATGATATTTTCCAAAATACCTTTCTGAAAATTCACGAAAATTTATCTCAGCTCAAAAACGATGAAAAAGCAAGAGCCTGGGTTTTTCAAATTGCCCGAAACGAAATAGCCAATTACTTTAATAAAGAATCTGTTTATGTTGAGAATCTCGAAGATAACAAAGAAAACGAGGTAGAGGAATATCAAAATATTTGCTGCTTTGATAAGTTCATTAACGATTTACCAGAAATTTACAAACAAGTCATTGAATTGGTTTATATACAAGGAAAGAAGCAAAATGACATTGCAACAGAATTAGATATCAGTCTTGAAAATGTGAAGGCCAGGATTAAACGGGCAAAAGATATTTTAAAGAAAAACTTCAACGAATGCTGTAAATATGAGTTTGATAAAAATGGGAAATTAATTGGAGAATCGAATTGCTCTAATTGTAAACCCTAA
- a CDS encoding DUF1569 domain-containing protein: MKTIFDKETREKLIARISKLDKNSLAQFGKMNIYQMIKHCTLYDEWILGKNKPQYQQALIGRLFGKMALKDILKDESPLKRNVPTLSFLKVIKTTDDLEAEKSKWISLIEEYDYFSNPEFIHSFFGKMTKEQIGYMAYKHIDHHLRQFGA; the protein is encoded by the coding sequence ATGAAAACGATTTTTGACAAAGAAACAAGAGAAAAATTAATTGCAAGAATAAGCAAACTTGATAAAAACAGTTTAGCTCAATTCGGCAAAATGAATATTTACCAAATGATAAAGCATTGTACGCTATATGACGAATGGATATTAGGAAAAAACAAGCCTCAATATCAACAAGCATTGATTGGACGCTTATTTGGAAAAATGGCTTTGAAAGATATCTTAAAAGATGAAAGCCCACTAAAGCGAAATGTACCTACTCTTTCTTTTCTGAAAGTTATAAAAACAACAGATGACCTGGAAGCGGAAAAAAGTAAATGGATTAGCCTGATTGAAGAGTATGACTATTTTTCAAATCCAGAATTCATTCATTCTTTTTTCGGAAAAATGACAAAAGAACAAATTGGTTATATGGCGTATAAACATATTGACCATCATTTGAGACAATTCGGAGCATAG